ATAGATTGACCGTCAAATAATTGGGAGACATCGCATATATACATAAATAATATTACCGTTAATATAAAAATTCatgttaaatgtatttataacagtatttaattgttagaaaaagaaaattataacaattttttttttaattttcaagttgttaaaaaaataggTAGACAGGTGAAAAAAGAGAGTAAACAGGTtaaaaatgggtaaacgggtaagtggttatggttaaatgggtatgcgatTATGAGTAAATGAGCATGcggttatgagtatggttaaccgtttataaacggttatgggtatgggtataccCGTTTATGTaaatacccaacgggtaaacggttatgcgggtaaaagtttaaacggttatgggtaaataaccgcggttacttgcccgccataaccgttgcccattcCTAGTTGCAATATACCTTCAATTAAAAATCCATTATTATTAGttcctcaacttatcaaaacgtacagctatggtctctcaactaaaaattcattatcattggtccctcaactttaatacAAACGAAGAAATGGTCCCCAAACTTTAACCTGATTATAGCAATAGTCTTTCCAacgtaactcattttgacaaaattctaatgaagttgacgaaaatgaccatagctacatgttttgatgagtttgagggaccccaattgtagcaatgaccctcccaacataacttatttggAGAAAATTCTAACGAAGTTAACAAAAAAGACCataactacacattttgatgagttgacggaccaataataataaatttttagttgagagaccattactccaatttgattaaaattgaaggagcattgctacaatttactctgttttttttgtgttgaaattgatggggtttttttttaattgttgaatTTTCCAACGGtaggcaagtgccttcgcccatgagcggtaggtctcgggttcgagacttgggagcagcctctccataaaatgggggtaaggctagccgacattcacctctcccagaccctgcgtaaagcgggagccttgtgcactgggtacgacctttgtTGAATTTTCCAACGGTCccgaatttattttattttttctgaaaaaacccattaatttgtttaaatttttgcACAAAACCCAGATATTTGTTTCCTTAGAAGAAAATTATACATAAAgtgtttgaatttttgcttttttggGGTTGGAATTTCAGTCTGCATTATGCAAATGTATCTGTGGGGACGCCGAGCGCATCATATCTTGTGACATTGGACACGAGCAGCAATATGCTGTGGTTGCCATGTGATTGCAGCAGCTGCGTCCGCGGCTTCCAGACCTCGAATGGACATGTATGTGATCTGAATTATTATGGATTTTGTTTGCCTTTTCTTGATTATACTTATACAAGATTTTTGAATGAGGTGCATTGTTTAGTTCAAAAGTTGGTTGCTTGGAGTTTTTGACTTGTCATCACTTGAGTTGTTCGCGGTTATGTTGGTTTGTGATAATTTCCAGTAGTTTGTGAAATTTGCTCTGGAATAAGTACTAAAACTATCGATTCAAGCATGTAAGTTGTAACTTTATCATCGTCTGTGTTGAGTGAATTCAGTACTGCCGTGCGTCTTTAGGGTAGGTAAACATCATGAAGGAATGCAAGTTTACTTGAATTTTAAGTGGGCAACAAAATAGCATCGTTTTCTCGAAAGTCTCATGTTGCATCATAAATTTGTAGTGTTATTCATCAAAATACTGAGTTGCATCTGGTTTCTAAAACTATCTACCAGGCATAGTTTCAGAAGGACGGACTAAGATTGCTAGTGCATTTGGTCCCTATGTGGATCAATTGGGAAGATGCTCTTAGGGTACTCATTTTGTTGACAATTAACTCCTGAGCTCTTCTTCTATCAACCAGGTAGTAGCATTTAAAATCTACAGCCCTAATACATCATCAACGAGCGAACAGATTTATTGCAACAGCGCATTTTGTTCACAACCCCAACGCTGCACTTCAGCAAGTAGTGCTTGCAAGTACAGGATCAAGTATCGGTCAAATAAAACCTCATCTACTGGGGTCTTGGTAGAGGATGTTTTGCACCTATCTACCGACGATGCTCAACAAAAAGATGTACCTGCACGGATTCCCTTTGGGTGAGTTATTTTCTTCACTACTTTACCACTAGAAAAATATAGGGTAGTCAACAAAAATTAGTGAGCATGCTGATTATATATTCCCAAACATGCCAATTTTAATTGGTTAGTGCGCTTGTGATGTTTGTATGCCTCTATTGCAGTTGTGGTAAGGACCAGACTGGTATATTTTTGGAAGGTACAGCTCCCAATGGTCTATTAGGGCTTGGTATGGGTGATGTATCCATCCCTAGCATTTTGGCAGGACAGGGCCTTGCTTTGAATTCTTTTTCCATGTGTTTCGGACTTGACGGAATTGGGAGAATCAGATTTGGTGATAATGGAAGCCAAGGCCAAGCAGAAACACCACTCAATCGTGAAAGCCATTCATCGTAAGTGCCCCCCCCTAAATATCCATATGCTGATGTCAAGTGTACTAGTTTCGCAAGTTAACTCCTTCAATCTTTAATATCATCCCAGTTGTACTAATCTTTTCTTGTTCGAATGTGTTACCAGTCCAACTTACAGCATTACCATCACTCAAATAGCCATCGGAAAAAGTGTTACCGATCTCGAATTCTATGCAATTTTTGACTCTGGTAGCTCATTTACATACCTAAACGATCCAGCTTACACACAGATTACTGAGAGTGTGAGTACTTCAGATTTGGTTTTTCATAATATTACCTTTTGTATCTTCTTTATTGTATAGTCTTTGTAactatttgtcatttttcagtTCAACTCCGTGCTTAAAAATAGTCGGCGTTCAAAGGATTCAGATATTCCTTTTGAATATTGTTATTATGACATAAGGtaaattctgtcagaacacaaAACCATATCAGTTTTCTCTTTCTGAGCCTTCAGGCACTGACTTAACTTCGTGTGCAGTACAAATCAAACGGTGAACTTGACAATGAAAGGTGGAAAGCAGTATTCTCTCCTCGATCCACTAGTAACCG
This is a stretch of genomic DNA from Malus domestica chromosome 02, GDT2T_hap1. It encodes these proteins:
- the LOC103455953 gene encoding aspartyl protease family protein 1; protein product: MAAWTCRASYSSSAVRLLLSVIVLGWASRTCFGLGSYGFDIHHRFSNPVKAILGSDELPDKGSAQYYAAMAHRDRLIRGRHLSTADDQTTPLAFEYGNITYRISAFGYLHYANVSVGTPSASYLVTLDTSSNMLWLPCDCSSCVRGFQTSNGHVVAFKIYSPNTSSTSEQIYCNSAFCSQPQRCTSASSACKYRIKYRSNKTSSTGVLVEDVLHLSTDDAQQKDVPARIPFGCGKDQTGIFLEGTAPNGLLGLGMGDVSIPSILAGQGLALNSFSMCFGLDGIGRIRFGDNGSQGQAETPLNRESHSSPTYSITITQIAIGKSVTDLEFYAIFDSGSSFTYLNDPAYTQITESFNSVLKNSRRSKDSDIPFEYCYYDISTNQTVNLTMKGGKQYSLLDPLVTVPNWDESTGFYCLGVVKSGDVNIIGQNFMTGYRVIFDREKMVLGWKESNCYNDEETVTFPIIPSKSPTASPGSLNPEATSGSPNTSSIPGSNHSPKLKNSFTTAITILLFVFLATV